The following nucleotide sequence is from Saimiri boliviensis isolate mSaiBol1 chromosome 6, mSaiBol1.pri, whole genome shotgun sequence.
TACCCTGACCTGCTGGGCACCTGGGTCTTCCAGGTGGGCCCCAGCGGTTCCCAGCGCGATGTCAACTGCTCGGTTATGGGTAAGCCGCCGGCTCGGCCGTCCCCCGGGTCGCCCTTCTGTCCTTGAGCCCCTAACGCAGCGCCGCGCCAACCACCGCTTCGCCCCAGGCAGACGCTTGTGGGTGGCCAGAGCATCTTGACTGGCTTCGGGGACCCTTGGGGACCTTGTTCCCCGCCAGGCCTGCGAAGTTAAAGTTTGCTGAGAACGTCTAACTCCACACTCTCTTGGTTATCTTGAGGACTCAACACTGACATCAAGAACTTTTTGATCCTtcccattaattaattaattaattaattaattttttgggGGGGCTAGTTTGTTGGTATGAGAGAGACTTGGGAACTGGAATCTTTTGATTCCCCAGTCGAATCTGTCagcgttatttttaaaatgttgttttttattttttattattattgtactaGTGAAGACAGATGAGCTCAAAGACGCTCGAGGATATAGCAGGAAGTGTTCTCTTTTTGTTAGGTTGTGGGAAAGGGCCCTTCTGCCCAGCTGTTTTGGTTTGAGCATGTGCTGATGAGTACTAGAAAACGTCTGTACTGTTTCATGCAGagaggtaaattttttaaaataataacaaaatttaactCTGAACCTAGTAACTATATTTAGAAATGCCCAGAGTCATGCACAATGCCTGGTTCGTGGAAGGCTCTCAATAAATACCTAGTTTTTGAACATACTGGGGATATTCCATATGCCTTCAGAGAACATGGTTTACTCCTAGAACAAAGAACCCACTGAAGCGGGTGGAGtggaaaaaaagaatcactggTCAGAAGAATCACACTGTGGTCCACCCAAACCCTCTTACAGCCTGTGACTTTTGCAGAGTCAGTGAAAAATCAGCTATATTTTTCTTGTCAGCAGCAGAACAAAatggttaagttttttttttttttttttttttttgagtctttctctgttgcccaggctggagtgcagtggtgcaatcgcgcCTCACTGCAACCGCGccgcctcactgcaacttccacctcctcctccgcctcctgggttcaagagattctcctgcttcagcctccagaatagctggactacaggcgcgtgccaccatgcccagctaaattttttttgcgTTTTGAATAAAGAccgggtttcacagtgttagccaatatggtctcaatctcctgacctcgtgatccactcgcctcagcctcccaaagtgttgggattacaggccgagccaccgtgcccagctttctttttttttaattttttttttttttttttatttgagtttgAAGGTTGGGGCACAAAGAGATCAGGATTTGCACTACCCTTCACGTGCAGTCTCCCATGTCAGAGTATTACTTTGAAACAGGAAAAACTGTTTAAAGTATAGAACTCTCCAGATGGACACAGCTGAACCATTTTCAGGCAGGCTCTGCCTATAAAATTACCTTTGGCCTTAATCCGTGAATTAAAAGCACCTACAGATCCGAGTGCTCATCTGTGAAGCTTAAACGTTTCATTCCTATCAGTACAAATTAGTTTTAGAGGATACAAACCTCTGGTTTGCTAAATAAACTTTGGAAGGATTCATCTTATGAGGTTCCAAACTGTAGAGCCGTTGAGGAGAAAGGTACAACATTGCTTCTCTGAACAGATTATTTTGTGTCTTCTCCTGGGCTTAGCACATTGTTCTCCTTAGTATCTGCTGACTAGTCTGTTTATATAGCTTTTTGTCATACCTTTTATTCTTACATTTCTCACTTTTGAGAAGCATTTTGTCTTCTCCCTGTTTCTGGAAGCCTGTAATTTTCAGCAttcccattttcttcttcagtggaaaaaaatttctttattgttGGGGTGCTTTGGAAAGGTACTGTACATTTTGGGGTCTCCCTTCCTGCTGGGCTACatggcatctctctctctctctctctctctctctctctctctctctttccttttattaagacaaggtctcactgtgttgcccaggatgcagtgcagtccagcagtcatagctcactgcagcctccaactcctaggctcaagcaattctcccacctcagcctcagactctcaaatagctgggactacaggcatataccaccttacccagctaatttaaaaatgtatatatttttgtagagagagcatctcactgtgttgcccaaactggtcttgaaggcctgacctcagcccccaaagtgctgggattacaggcttgagccacttctCCTGGTTGCATATCTTAAATTTTGAGGACCTAACTTCACATTCTTTCCTGGTAGCAGGAGCTGTTTGAAGCAACAACATGGAGACTGGTTTCTTCACTAGGCAGATTGTGTTCAAACTAGGTAGCCTGAAAGGAAAGCAGCACAATTGTAATAGAAATTGGGGGATTCTTTCCCCCATTGAAAtccaaataattttcctttattgtgccttttttttcctttaggacCACCAGAAAAAAAAGTAGTGGTGCACCTTCAGAAGCTGGATACAGCATATGATGACCTTGGCAATTCTGGCCATTTCACCATCATTTACAACCAAGGCTTTGAGATTGTGTTGAATGACTACAAGTGGTTTGCCTTTTTTAAGGTTAGTTTTGTTGGAAGTTGGATTTACATTTTCAATGATTTGTTATCTGAAACCTCTTCTGATTAGTAGACcctcagaattttaattttagattaagAAGATAACCAGAATTGACATCACTCTTCCCAAGAGTAGTAGCTGGTATCATTTTGCCACTTCACTTAAAATTATGATTTTAGTAGTAGCTGGTATCATTTTGCCACTTCACTTAAAATTATGATTTTAGTAGGTTTAAGATATACCAAGTCTACATTTGAATATGTACAAtaagtgtatttaaaatttatgtaagtCTGActaaattcttaatttattttcattattactaccattttatttctaaatgttgcCATACTCATTTGGCATTGTTCTGAATCTGTATGAAAGATACAGAGATTACACATTTTGTTTGCTTGCAATTATTATGTTATCCTTCTTGTCACTACCTTTTGGCTATGAGAGATTGACGTAAATGATTCAGTAGCCTAAATGTACTAAATATGAGatgagtaaattttttttttttccaattaaactAAGAGAAAGAGAGGACCTAGGAGTTACTCCTTAAGCTGGTTAAAGTAAAAAGTAGCCAAGTCaaccaagtttgtttttttctttcgcTAGTAAAGAACTATTGTTCATTCTCACTACACACTGCTTCCCATTGCAGACATACTCAGGGTTAAAATAGTTTAGCTCAAATTGCAGTCCATCCCATTTGTTCATCTCAAGCTGGAACTTCTCTTGTAGGCTAAATTTTGG
It contains:
- the CTSC gene encoding dipeptidyl peptidase 1 isoform X2, translating into MGAWPASLLAALLLLLSGDRAVRCDTPANCTYPDLLGTWVFQVGPSGSQRDVNCSVMGPPEKKVVVHLQKLDTAYDDLGNSGHFTIIYNQGFEIVLNDYKWFAFFKDITDFISHLFMQLGTVGMYDLPHLRNKLVIK